One window from the genome of Rubinisphaera margarita encodes:
- a CDS encoding NACHT domain-containing protein has product MHIDRDYEEIQKALDEILPSDRYRRLAWKPEALRDRRDKQGLTQLQLSEMTGILQPKISEAERGLASSKGRKRKSADEIERTPRMDATLLYALATALGCKLQDIAVVPFLENEVATITSEVIRQLQPQLLVVDQIHTLVRPNEKTSLRSIYYRTALQDRSAQGASGSKRTESFVADTLHDLSAKACVILGTAGQGKSVFLRYLAIQEAIKEQSLPLFFELRRLPKRPLVEVIHSRLQHWGLCESRQQLKELLREGHISLLFDAIDELAAARRGEFLTELADLREANPTMRIVVTSRPDSGILACDWLHPYSIAPLNLNDVRALVRIYASPEEAEQITAQLDTANRMLVNLLTAPIFAALLVIKYQYSHTIPHDLTAYYRDLFDALVRRHNTAEAGPRREIRSELLPFDLESAFQAICFAVHAQFGDRPPHIRQVQELSVKISEALQLKPRSPSLIVHDVIDITSLIVEEAGYCFFIHKSVREYYAAAHIARLPDPVAQAFYQRMAGGWRSWEYVLQFLEQLDPVRMAVCFELTELETILKTGALSFLMQFQSISILKVDQIQEQLYIGTGSFYSTRHLKIVVGGLRPDFVQQGFTHWCPGQPYPQLQPGERVRIDRTKIDYAKLLEWLGDNVATRYATCQKRLNQCRRLATSKAVIQNQ; this is encoded by the coding sequence GTGCATATCGATCGCGACTATGAGGAGATCCAGAAAGCGTTGGATGAGATCCTGCCGTCTGATCGCTATCGGCGACTGGCATGGAAGCCCGAGGCGCTGCGCGACCGGCGCGACAAGCAAGGCCTCACCCAGCTTCAACTGAGCGAGATGACGGGGATTCTGCAGCCCAAAATTTCAGAAGCCGAGCGGGGACTTGCCAGCTCGAAGGGCCGGAAACGTAAATCCGCCGATGAGATCGAGCGAACCCCGCGGATGGATGCTACGCTGCTCTACGCCTTGGCAACGGCACTGGGATGCAAGCTGCAGGACATCGCTGTCGTTCCCTTCCTGGAGAACGAAGTCGCCACCATCACTTCGGAAGTCATTCGCCAGTTGCAGCCGCAACTCCTTGTCGTCGATCAGATCCACACGCTCGTTCGTCCGAACGAAAAGACCTCCCTGCGTTCCATCTATTACCGCACGGCTCTGCAGGATCGTTCGGCGCAAGGAGCGAGCGGCTCCAAACGCACGGAGTCTTTCGTGGCGGATACGTTGCACGATCTCTCAGCGAAGGCATGCGTCATCCTAGGAACGGCCGGCCAGGGCAAGTCGGTTTTCCTGCGTTATCTGGCTATTCAGGAAGCAATCAAAGAGCAGTCACTGCCACTGTTTTTCGAGTTGCGACGTCTCCCCAAGCGTCCCTTGGTCGAGGTCATCCATTCCAGACTGCAGCACTGGGGCTTGTGCGAGAGTCGCCAACAGCTGAAGGAACTTCTGCGAGAGGGACATATCTCACTGCTGTTTGATGCGATTGACGAGTTGGCTGCCGCCCGACGCGGGGAATTTCTGACGGAACTGGCGGATCTTCGCGAAGCCAATCCAACCATGAGAATTGTCGTGACCTCTCGACCGGACTCGGGGATTCTTGCCTGCGACTGGTTGCACCCCTATTCCATCGCGCCTCTGAACCTCAACGACGTGCGGGCCCTGGTCCGTATCTATGCTTCTCCCGAGGAGGCCGAGCAAATCACGGCTCAGCTTGATACGGCCAATCGAATGTTGGTGAACCTGTTGACCGCTCCGATCTTCGCGGCTCTCCTTGTCATCAAGTACCAGTATTCGCACACCATCCCGCATGATCTGACCGCCTATTATCGAGACCTCTTTGACGCCCTGGTTCGTCGGCATAACACGGCGGAAGCCGGACCTCGGCGGGAAATCAGATCCGAACTTCTTCCCTTTGATCTGGAATCTGCGTTCCAGGCCATCTGCTTCGCGGTGCACGCACAGTTTGGAGATCGTCCCCCACATATCCGGCAAGTCCAGGAACTCTCGGTGAAGATCTCTGAAGCGCTGCAGTTGAAGCCGCGCTCTCCGTCGCTCATCGTTCACGATGTCATCGATATCACAAGTCTGATCGTTGAGGAAGCCGGCTATTGCTTTTTCATTCACAAGTCGGTTCGTGAGTATTACGCCGCCGCTCATATCGCTCGACTGCCTGACCCTGTCGCCCAGGCGTTCTATCAGAGAATGGCCGGCGGATGGCGGAGTTGGGAATATGTCTTACAGTTTCTGGAGCAACTGGACCCGGTCCGTATGGCGGTCTGTTTTGAGCTGACCGAACTGGAGACGATCCTGAAAACAGGAGCCCTCTCCTTCCTGATGCAGTTCCAGTCGATCTCAATCTTGAAGGTCGATCAGATCCAGGAGCAGCTTTACATCGGGACCGGCTCATTCTATTCGACTCGCCACCTCAAGATCGTGGTCGGTGGGTTGCGGCCCGACTTCGTCCAACAAGGATTCACTCACTGGTGCCCCGGACAACCTTATCCTCAGCTCCAACCGGGAGAACGTGTCCGGATCGATCGGACAAAGATTGATTATGCAAAGCTGTTGGAGTGGCTGGGAGACAATGTCGCCACCAGGTACGCGACATGCCAAAAGCGTCTTAATCAGTGTCGCCGTCTCGCCACGTCGAAAGCGGTCATTCAGAATCAGTGA
- a CDS encoding DUF6876 family protein: MMCPRNLDDLGQFTGSTRFFRHAFNRAVIYTEGVQYVAENGGAYWLIDAIASHIGSPVFQRAADQDQRIPLLHFWKLAVSPDRSAELTAIADSGEPAFIQQTIPYTDFPLASIEIWAGHNGEGFTLMLPSEY, from the coding sequence ATGATGTGTCCCCGCAACCTTGACGATCTGGGACAATTCACCGGCTCAACGCGATTCTTCCGTCATGCGTTCAATCGCGCCGTGATTTACACGGAGGGCGTCCAGTACGTGGCAGAAAACGGCGGGGCCTACTGGCTGATCGATGCCATCGCCAGCCATATCGGCAGTCCTGTCTTTCAGCGGGCTGCGGACCAGGATCAACGGATCCCCCTCCTCCACTTCTGGAAGCTGGCCGTGTCACCAGACCGGTCCGCCGAACTGACCGCAATCGCGGACAGCGGCGAACCGGCTTTCATCCAGCAGACGATTCCCTATACCGACTTTCCTTTGGCAAGCATCGAGATCTGGGCCGGTCACAACGGCGAAGGTTTTACTCTCATGCTGCCGAGCGAGTATTAG
- the repC gene encoding plasmid replication protein RepC → MISTTISPSHPSAGCRVSSPEYRHSTELCQHIAGLEEGINRYDLLLLIKRVGSYAGFTPRQIQLLDYYLAFTRDCDWEEGARPIVYQSISRTALDLGVSERQVQKLEQGLFQLGAITWNDSGNYKRYGQRDAVTGRIKYAYGVELTPLAALKQELEKKLAEKQRYDQSWMETKRQISWYRSQIRATLQELREEGAQPALLIFEQRYDQIAVQLRTSLDLDKLTMLLQRHRDLLSDLTAALEGGSGKREEGAQRASSAEKTANCSASNETKFVHKESTTQESFNELNTEAPTGPGLQERLDEPLETKPPTADLGLQHVTIGMAVHAASERFRDLLPLHPGWPDLVEAAYVIRRELKISQSSWAEACQALGRTGATLCVLVTDQACLRTEDPVRQPAGYFRAMIDRARCGELQLHRSIFGLLKRADCR, encoded by the coding sequence ATGATTTCCACAACTATCTCACCCTCTCATCCCTCGGCCGGCTGCCGTGTCAGCTCGCCAGAGTACCGCCACTCGACCGAGCTGTGCCAGCATATCGCCGGGCTGGAAGAGGGGATCAATCGCTACGATCTGCTGCTCCTGATTAAGAGGGTCGGCTCGTACGCCGGCTTCACGCCCCGGCAGATTCAACTGCTCGACTATTACCTAGCGTTCACGCGCGACTGCGACTGGGAGGAGGGGGCTCGTCCGATCGTCTACCAGTCGATCTCTCGCACGGCTCTGGACCTTGGCGTTTCGGAACGGCAGGTTCAGAAACTGGAGCAGGGATTATTTCAGCTGGGGGCCATTACCTGGAATGACAGCGGGAACTACAAGCGATACGGCCAGCGGGATGCTGTGACCGGCCGCATCAAGTACGCCTACGGTGTGGAGCTGACACCTCTGGCCGCTCTTAAGCAAGAACTGGAGAAGAAGCTTGCCGAAAAACAGCGTTACGATCAGTCCTGGATGGAAACCAAACGCCAGATCTCGTGGTATCGCAGTCAGATCCGGGCAACCTTGCAGGAATTGCGAGAGGAGGGGGCTCAGCCTGCTCTCTTGATCTTTGAGCAGCGTTATGACCAAATCGCCGTGCAGCTAAGAACCAGTCTCGACCTCGACAAGCTCACCATGCTGTTGCAGCGCCATCGAGACCTGCTGAGCGACCTGACGGCTGCTCTGGAGGGAGGCAGCGGGAAGCGGGAGGAGGGGGCTCAGCGTGCGTCCTCAGCGGAAAAAACCGCGAATTGTTCCGCCAGCAACGAAACCAAGTTCGTGCACAAAGAGTCTACCACTCAGGAATCATTTAATGAATTAAATACAGAAGCCCCGACAGGGCCAGGCTTGCAGGAAAGGCTGGACGAACCGCTGGAGACCAAACCACCGACCGCTGACTTGGGGCTCCAACACGTGACGATCGGAATGGCGGTCCATGCCGCCAGCGAACGATTTCGAGACCTGCTGCCACTTCATCCGGGTTGGCCCGATCTCGTCGAAGCCGCCTATGTCATTCGCCGTGAGCTGAAGATCTCACAATCCAGTTGGGCGGAAGCGTGCCAGGCACTGGGACGGACCGGAGCCACGCTGTGCGTGCTGGTCACAGATCAGGCTTGTCTACGAACCGAGGATCCAGTCCGTCAGCCGGCGGGTTACTTTCGAGCGATGATCGACCGCGCGAGATGCGGCGAATTGCAGCTTCACCGCTCCATCTTCGGACTTTTGAAGCGTGCGGACTGCCGTTGA
- a CDS encoding helix-turn-helix domain-containing protein, whose protein sequence is MENFEQIFGKVIRRHRERQGHSQEGFASLAGVHRTYMSSIERGKVQVSIRIAQDLAVALDVPLSKVFREVEKELVDAKGAAP, encoded by the coding sequence ATGGAGAATTTCGAACAGATTTTCGGAAAAGTGATTCGCCGCCACCGCGAACGGCAAGGGCATTCCCAAGAGGGTTTCGCCTCGCTGGCGGGCGTTCATCGCACGTATATGAGCTCGATTGAACGCGGGAAGGTCCAGGTCAGCATCCGGATCGCGCAGGACTTGGCCGTGGCTCTCGACGTACCCTTAAGCAAGGTCTTTCGTGAGGTCGAGAAGGAGCTTGTCGATGCGAAGGGAGCCGCTCCGTAG
- a CDS encoding DUF3991 and TOPRIM domain-containing protein, with amino-acid sequence MTSRSTELEDMKRIDLCQYVASRGFVLDRRQSSRSSVVMRHANGDKLIIAKSPNGQYVYFNAKGSDNGTIIDFIQSRDRVSLGEVRKLLRPWLTSGGSFPTDLPTLPITLQPSQHDAAQVLANWLKARPLGRSNHYLEQEREIPAAVLHHAVFRDRIRIDDRSNILFPHFNAAGLCGFEIKNLGWTGFSPGGIKGLACSRPRPDDHTMVICETAIDLLSYAAIKGIEGHRFFSTAGQISPLQGECLRSAARKMPEKSVIVLAFDNDAGGHRLAEQVQEALGSAERMLITDFPGPVGADWNDVLRGQAFPRHKLPEPRTSPSF; translated from the coding sequence ATGACGTCGCGTAGCACCGAGCTGGAAGACATGAAGCGGATCGACCTTTGCCAGTACGTGGCCTCGCGAGGCTTCGTGCTGGATCGTCGGCAGAGCAGTCGGTCGAGTGTCGTCATGCGTCATGCCAACGGCGATAAGCTGATCATCGCCAAATCTCCGAATGGGCAGTACGTCTATTTCAATGCCAAGGGCAGCGACAACGGCACCATCATTGACTTTATCCAGTCACGCGATCGAGTCTCCCTGGGGGAGGTTCGCAAGCTGTTGCGTCCTTGGCTCACCTCCGGCGGGAGTTTCCCGACAGATCTGCCGACGTTACCGATCACGCTCCAACCATCCCAGCACGATGCCGCCCAGGTATTGGCGAACTGGCTGAAAGCCCGACCTCTGGGCAGATCGAATCATTATCTGGAGCAAGAGCGGGAAATTCCCGCAGCGGTGCTCCATCATGCGGTGTTTCGGGATCGGATTCGTATCGATGACCGAAGCAATATTCTGTTCCCCCACTTCAATGCGGCCGGACTATGTGGATTTGAGATCAAGAACCTCGGCTGGACCGGCTTTTCACCAGGAGGGATTAAAGGGCTGGCTTGCTCACGTCCCCGACCGGACGACCACACCATGGTGATCTGCGAAACGGCCATCGATCTGTTGAGCTATGCGGCTATCAAAGGAATTGAAGGCCACCGCTTCTTCAGCACCGCCGGCCAGATCAGTCCCCTGCAGGGGGAATGCCTGAGATCAGCCGCTCGGAAAATGCCGGAAAAGTCAGTCATAGTCCTGGCCTTCGATAACGACGCCGGAGGCCATCGACTGGCCGAGCAGGTTCAGGAAGCCCTGGGATCGGCCGAGCGAATGTTGATCACGGATTTTCCGGGGCCAGTGGGAGCCGACTGGAATGATGTCCTAAGAGGTCAGGCATTTCCTCGACATAAACTTCCAGAGCCACGGACAAGTCCATCATTTTGA
- a CDS encoding type II toxin-antitoxin system RelE/ParE family toxin, with protein sequence MKFRVKTLPRADADILRIARYIHDRSPRGAEAWLVALEKALARLKQDPLASSEAMENDQFEIEIRQQLFKTRRGLVYRLIYTVVGHEVRVLRVRGSGQAPVEPHDVDPPLDSK encoded by the coding sequence ATGAAGTTTCGCGTCAAGACGCTGCCCAGGGCCGACGCAGATATCCTTCGCATTGCCCGCTACATTCACGATCGGTCTCCCCGAGGGGCGGAAGCATGGCTTGTGGCTTTGGAAAAGGCACTCGCTCGGCTGAAACAGGATCCACTGGCGTCTAGCGAAGCCATGGAGAATGACCAGTTTGAAATCGAAATCAGGCAGCAGCTTTTCAAGACCCGACGAGGGTTGGTTTATCGACTGATTTACACCGTCGTAGGTCACGAAGTAAGGGTGTTGCGTGTCCGCGGTTCTGGTCAGGCTCCGGTTGAGCCCCATGACGTCGATCCCCCTCTGGATTCAAAATGA
- a CDS encoding ArdC family protein: MKKQPSSDLYQDVTDRVLKLLDQGTVPWRNPIRRGTGGGWPRNLDSGKEYRGINVFLLAMRTWEEGFRSDFWLTFKQAQQQGGRVRKGEKSTLIVFWKQVNRTDPQTDEEVKIPVLRHYNVFNAEQCDGFTPPDAEQSEVSVPPVERIAEAERIVAGYRYGPEIILRGRQAVYRPALDRVEIPDPEQFESGESYYATLFHELSHSTGHSTRLNRGLDTKLAPFGSPDYGKEELVAEMSAAFLSAACGISPPTIEQSAAYIDSWRAVLKGDKRLVITAAGAAQRSADWILGRTVPESETQADWLAQPKSTL, from the coding sequence ATGAAGAAGCAGCCTTCCAGTGATCTTTATCAGGACGTGACTGATCGCGTCTTGAAACTGCTCGACCAGGGCACCGTTCCGTGGCGGAATCCGATTCGACGGGGAACGGGCGGAGGCTGGCCCCGGAACCTCGATTCCGGGAAAGAGTATCGTGGCATCAATGTATTCCTGCTCGCGATGAGGACTTGGGAGGAGGGCTTTCGGTCCGATTTCTGGCTGACCTTCAAGCAGGCTCAACAACAGGGAGGGCGGGTTCGGAAGGGTGAAAAATCGACGCTGATCGTCTTCTGGAAACAGGTTAACCGTACTGATCCCCAGACTGACGAAGAAGTCAAGATTCCCGTGCTAAGGCACTACAACGTCTTCAATGCCGAGCAGTGTGACGGGTTCACACCACCGGATGCCGAGCAATCTGAAGTATCGGTGCCTCCAGTCGAACGCATTGCCGAAGCCGAGCGAATCGTCGCCGGCTACCGCTATGGACCTGAGATCATTCTCCGTGGCCGACAGGCCGTGTATCGCCCTGCTCTGGACCGAGTCGAGATTCCCGATCCCGAACAATTCGAATCGGGTGAATCGTACTATGCGACACTGTTTCATGAACTGTCTCACTCCACCGGTCACAGCACGCGGCTCAATCGAGGGCTCGATACAAAACTCGCTCCCTTCGGCTCCCCCGACTATGGCAAGGAGGAATTGGTGGCTGAAATGTCGGCCGCCTTTCTTTCTGCAGCATGCGGCATCAGCCCGCCGACGATTGAACAGTCCGCAGCCTACATCGATAGCTGGCGTGCTGTGCTCAAAGGCGATAAACGACTGGTGATCACCGCAGCGGGAGCCGCACAACGTTCCGCTGACTGGATTCTGGGACGCACTGTTCCGGAATCAGAGACACAGGCTGATTGGTTGGCGCAGCCGAAATCCACTCTTTGA
- a CDS encoding type II toxin-antitoxin system VapC family toxin, with amino-acid sequence MIVLDSNVISALMRQPEQALIEWLNAQPPESLWTTSICVYEIEFGLQSLPKGKRRKGLQSDFERAMEEDLEGRILDFDGPAAQHAAAISAHLRSIGRPIDVRDAMIAGIVLSRHATLATRNLKHFAETGVKLVNPWELDLH; translated from the coding sequence ATGATCGTCCTCGATTCGAACGTAATTTCCGCACTGATGCGTCAGCCCGAGCAGGCGTTGATTGAGTGGCTGAATGCTCAACCACCGGAGTCTCTCTGGACGACCAGCATTTGTGTCTATGAAATCGAATTCGGACTGCAGTCACTCCCCAAAGGAAAGCGTCGCAAGGGGCTTCAGAGCGATTTCGAGCGTGCGATGGAGGAGGACTTGGAAGGGCGGATCCTCGACTTTGATGGTCCGGCCGCCCAGCATGCCGCTGCGATTTCTGCTCATCTCCGGAGCATTGGCCGTCCCATCGATGTGAGAGACGCGATGATCGCTGGAATCGTGCTCTCGCGCCATGCCACTTTGGCGACGCGAAATCTCAAGCATTTCGCTGAGACGGGCGTGAAGCTCGTCAATCCTTGGGAACTGGATCTTCATTGA
- a CDS encoding FitA-like ribbon-helix-helix domain-containing protein, which translates to MAQFMVRNLEDDVHERLKELARRQGRSFEDMVRDILRNAILRQPEPRKGLGTRLAERFAKHKLDKELPELPRQNVEPQSFER; encoded by the coding sequence ATGGCCCAGTTTATGGTTCGAAATCTCGAAGACGATGTGCACGAGCGGCTCAAGGAATTGGCCCGCCGCCAGGGGCGTAGCTTTGAAGACATGGTGCGGGACATTCTGCGGAATGCGATCCTGCGTCAACCGGAGCCGAGAAAAGGTCTCGGAACACGATTGGCGGAGCGGTTTGCCAAGCATAAGCTCGACAAGGAGCTGCCGGAACTTCCGCGTCAGAACGTGGAACCACAGAGCTTTGAGCGATGA
- the mobF gene encoding MobF family relaxase, with protein MLIATQGKNVAATRQYFETVLTQGDYYLGQEVAGNWYGRGAELLGLGAGSRVTREQFAALLSGKHPRSGAALTQRQRQDRRPGVDLTFSVPKSVSLAWAINNDERIVDALRQAVHETMEKDIEPLMMRRVRDKGRAATKERTRTGKLIYAEFLHKTSRPVEGRPDPHLHVHAFAINWTEQNGRHYAGEFEEIIRQRPSLQAKFEARLAHKLQKELGYSVERTQYRQSGRLKAGWELCGIDRATIEKFSRRTEQVESAAEQNGIKDAAEKSRLGKLTREKKSADTSIEELRREWSSRLDNGEREAFRSLKSPSLERAWSRQNADAEQALKFALDHHLFRQSTVERHQVIGTALEQAVSVLPEQMETAFAKLKLVRRTHNVEGAQRELVTTREVLDTERDVIAFAREGRGTRRPLGQKEYEFKRDWLNPQQKAAVQSVLTSRDTVMAITGGAGTGKSSLMQEAAEAVRGNGKEVRAFAPSTGACEVLQEKGFKNAQTVEYLLRSEKLQAELKNQVLWIDEAGLLDVRSMQGLFRIAKQQQARVVLSGDTRQHASPRRGEALRLLEREAGLNIARVETIQRQKGDYQRAVELISKGHEIVDTRTGTTGLLAGFDLLDRLGKVQELSTEDRHAVLAESYVKSQVAGRSTLVVAPTHNEAAAVTQEIRTELRKQGRLPEIEHSVKQLRSLNLTDAQKSQPSTYADSRDWVIQFHQNVKGGFKKGERYRVNGVQENRVSLISIDGQQQKWLPAAASQRFEVYHEAELRLAAGDKIRFSLGGKGRDGKQRISNGRLDEVQSISASGELRLKSGLVIDRDYGHLDLGYVITSHASQGKDRHVAIAAMGSESLPAINAKQFYVTVSRGSEDVQIYVDNKARVRQAIARSGEQMSATEMVNAAHSDRTVAREHVSPRLPQRSWGRQVMASFQERIVSWWKERANNGSMRSEPGRQHAATRMHLPSFGPELSRSY; from the coding sequence ATGTTGATTGCAACCCAAGGTAAAAATGTTGCTGCGACCCGGCAGTATTTCGAAACGGTGCTCACTCAGGGTGATTACTACCTTGGGCAAGAGGTCGCCGGCAACTGGTATGGACGCGGTGCTGAATTATTGGGCCTCGGCGCCGGTTCTCGGGTGACTCGGGAACAGTTTGCCGCTTTGCTCTCCGGCAAACATCCACGCAGCGGGGCTGCGCTAACGCAGCGGCAGCGTCAGGATCGCCGGCCCGGCGTCGACCTGACTTTCTCAGTCCCCAAGAGCGTGTCACTGGCCTGGGCCATTAACAATGATGAGCGGATCGTAGATGCACTGCGGCAGGCCGTTCACGAAACGATGGAAAAAGATATCGAGCCGCTCATGATGCGGCGGGTTCGCGACAAAGGAAGAGCCGCCACGAAAGAACGAACTCGGACGGGCAAACTCATCTACGCCGAGTTTCTCCACAAGACATCGCGGCCCGTCGAAGGACGGCCCGATCCGCACCTGCACGTCCACGCTTTCGCGATCAACTGGACGGAACAGAATGGCCGTCACTATGCCGGGGAGTTCGAAGAGATCATTCGTCAGCGGCCCAGTCTCCAGGCAAAGTTCGAAGCCCGTCTGGCTCACAAGCTCCAGAAAGAACTCGGCTACAGCGTCGAACGCACCCAGTATCGGCAGAGCGGCCGGCTCAAGGCCGGCTGGGAGCTCTGTGGAATTGACCGGGCCACGATCGAGAAGTTCAGCCGGCGTACTGAGCAGGTGGAATCCGCTGCCGAGCAAAACGGGATCAAAGATGCCGCAGAGAAAAGCCGCCTCGGCAAGCTGACCCGGGAAAAGAAATCGGCCGATACCTCGATCGAAGAACTCCGCCGGGAATGGTCATCGCGTCTCGACAACGGAGAGCGCGAGGCCTTCCGCAGCCTGAAGTCGCCGTCTCTGGAACGAGCCTGGTCGCGTCAGAATGCTGACGCGGAGCAAGCCTTAAAGTTCGCTCTTGATCATCACTTGTTTCGTCAGTCGACGGTCGAGCGGCATCAGGTGATTGGGACGGCTCTGGAACAGGCGGTGAGCGTGTTGCCGGAACAGATGGAGACCGCTTTCGCGAAGCTGAAGCTCGTCAGACGAACGCACAACGTGGAAGGTGCTCAGCGCGAACTCGTCACGACCAGAGAGGTCCTCGACACTGAACGTGACGTGATTGCCTTCGCCCGTGAGGGGCGGGGCACGCGCCGTCCGCTCGGTCAGAAAGAGTACGAGTTCAAACGCGACTGGCTGAATCCCCAGCAGAAAGCGGCGGTGCAGAGTGTGCTCACATCCCGGGACACCGTCATGGCGATTACCGGAGGTGCCGGCACCGGGAAATCATCCCTGATGCAGGAAGCCGCCGAGGCGGTCCGGGGCAATGGGAAAGAAGTCCGGGCGTTCGCCCCGTCCACCGGCGCCTGCGAAGTGCTTCAGGAAAAGGGTTTCAAAAACGCGCAGACGGTGGAGTATCTCCTGCGGAGCGAGAAGCTCCAGGCGGAGCTGAAGAACCAGGTCTTGTGGATCGACGAGGCCGGCTTGCTGGATGTCCGATCGATGCAGGGATTGTTCCGGATCGCCAAGCAGCAGCAGGCTCGGGTGGTGCTTTCCGGGGATACGAGACAGCACGCCTCCCCTCGTCGCGGTGAAGCTCTGCGACTGCTCGAACGCGAGGCTGGTCTGAATATCGCTCGCGTGGAAACCATTCAACGCCAAAAGGGAGACTATCAGCGGGCGGTCGAGCTGATCAGTAAAGGGCACGAGATTGTTGATACCCGAACGGGCACAACGGGGTTACTCGCCGGATTCGATCTGCTCGACCGGCTCGGAAAGGTTCAGGAGTTGTCCACGGAGGATCGACATGCGGTGCTCGCAGAAAGCTATGTCAAATCGCAGGTGGCCGGACGGTCCACGCTGGTTGTCGCACCGACGCATAATGAAGCCGCCGCGGTGACCCAAGAGATTCGGACTGAACTCAGAAAACAGGGCCGACTTCCGGAAATAGAGCACAGCGTGAAGCAGCTGCGGTCCTTGAACCTCACGGACGCCCAGAAATCCCAGCCCTCGACTTACGCGGACTCCCGAGATTGGGTCATTCAGTTTCATCAGAACGTCAAAGGCGGTTTCAAGAAAGGAGAGCGTTACCGGGTCAACGGGGTTCAGGAAAACCGTGTTTCACTCATCAGCATTGATGGCCAGCAGCAAAAGTGGCTTCCCGCTGCCGCATCACAGCGGTTCGAGGTCTATCACGAAGCAGAGCTGCGGCTCGCAGCGGGGGACAAGATCCGCTTCAGCCTCGGCGGCAAGGGGCGAGACGGCAAGCAGCGAATCAGCAACGGCCGGCTCGATGAGGTGCAGTCGATCAGTGCCAGTGGCGAACTTCGTCTCAAGAGTGGCCTGGTCATTGATCGCGACTATGGCCATCTCGATCTGGGTTATGTCATCACCAGTCATGCGAGCCAGGGAAAGGATCGGCACGTGGCGATAGCGGCCATGGGATCGGAATCCCTGCCTGCTATTAACGCCAAACAGTTCTACGTGACGGTCTCACGGGGCAGCGAAGACGTGCAGATCTATGTTGATAACAAGGCACGGGTACGACAGGCGATTGCTCGTTCCGGAGAGCAAATGTCAGCCACAGAGATGGTCAATGCCGCACATTCTGACAGGACAGTGGCGCGGGAGCATGTGTCCCCTCGCCTGCCGCAGCGATCCTGGGGGCGGCAGGTCATGGCGTCGTTTCAGGAGCGGATTGTTTCCTGGTGGAAGGAACGAGCGAACAATGGATCGATGCGGAGCGAGCCTGGACGGCAACATGCGGCGACTCGCATGCATCTCCCGAGTTTTGGTCCCGAACTGAGCAGGAGCTATTGA